The proteins below come from a single Melospiza georgiana isolate bMelGeo1 chromosome 4, bMelGeo1.pri, whole genome shotgun sequence genomic window:
- the LOC131082686 gene encoding uncharacterized protein LOC131082686, with protein MATDSEPGRRHRRCCAQDTPDAPKVPDCRGDSDGPRRGSLCERHCAAINNAQGDLGELGCHLHRPRGPPATSTPSCCQQHSEEVCESCLVKTTLTAENAVEANKLSNNYKFGFKKWKSHVTARPWEDRSEIVKELYSDLNIVRGPAGSTLTCGNVLYLLLFGWWLSLLYVLVATMMFITVMGAPYGRLCWDLAGYFLWPFGKVIQKVEVPKSQQACEAGVGESSALLGGPTAPRWRPRCRLGTGSWHRASAALWLCLGYPLLALAHGLVCVTAWLLIVLIPVAKLSARAASRVLPLPPERVLIRGLRMTEVPLEGEVILCCYRAANPYYYKYAVDGINVFAVNLLPLVLVTLVLGYVDSPNHLTGSAVKFTLALLSIMPLSYYIGMAIASISAQSNFAVGAVVNATFGSITELTFYITALIKGSREGNRCYAEVVKSALTGTLVGCVLFVPGLCMVIGGIRHQEQRFNSRSAGVSSALLFLSVGGVFAPTLFSKVYGKLVCGECHNVTQNPLGHYLCHNCHFDLMDNNGTLYYSHVQPLVYTVSILLPAAYLVGLFFTLKTHTHIYDIHISDCHMPGHHHSAVVHWSRWRALVILLLSTLCMSACADLATEHISPILTNSTISQYFIGVTVLAMVPELPEIVNGIQFALQNNLSLSIEIGNCIAVQVCMLQIPILVLFTIFYPTNFTLVFSDLHVYASMFSVVLMNYIFMDGKCDYFQGTVLVMVYFILLAVYFFAPSPSGC; from the exons ATGCTCCCAAGGTCCCGGATTGCCGCGGGGACAGCGACGGTCCCCGCCGGGGCTCCCTGTGCGAGCGGCACTGCGCTGCCATCAACAACGCGCAGGGCGAcctgggggagctgggctgccaCCTGCACCGGCCCCGCGGCCCCCCAG CCACGTCCACCCcgtcctgctgccagcagcactcgGAGGAGGTGTGCGAGAGCTGCCTGGTGAAAACCACCCTGACGGCCGAGAACGCCGTGGAGGCCAACAAGCTCTCCAACAACTACAAG TTTGGCTTCAAGAAATGGAAGAGCCACGTGACGGCGCGGCCCTGGGAGGACCGGTCAGAGATTGTCAAGGAGCTCTACTCTGACCTCAACATCGTCAGAGGCCCTGCAG GGTCCACACTGACGTGTGGGAATGTCCTTTACCTGCTGCTCTTTGGCTGGTGGCTCTCGCTCCTCTACGTCCTCGTGGCTACCATGATGTTCATCACTGTCATGGGGGCTCCTTATG ggaggctctgctgggacCTGGCCGGGTATTTCCTCTGGCCCTTTGGCAAAGTGATCCAGAAAGTGGAG gtgcccaaatcccagcaggcgTGCGAGGCCGGCGTGGgggagagctcagccctgctcgGGGGTCCCACGGCGCCGCGCTGGCGCCCACGGTGCCGGCTGGGCACTGGATCCTGG CACCGTGCCAGTGCTgcgctgtggctgtgcctggggtacccgctgctggccctggcccaCGGGCTCGTGTGTGTCACCGCCTGGCTCCTCATCGTCCTCATCCCCGTGGCCAAGCTGagcgcccgcgccgcctccCGCGTGCTGCCGCTGCCCCCGGAGCGTGTGCTCATCCGGGGCCTGAGGATG aCAGAGGTGCCTCTGGAGGGAGAGGTGATTCTCTGCTGTTACCGTGCTGCCAACCCCTACTACTACAAATACGCCGTGGATGGCATCAACGTCTTTGCTGTCA ACCTGCTGCCCCTGGTGCTGGTGACGCTGGTGCTGGGCTACGTGGACAGCCCCAACCACCTGACGGGCTCCGCCGTGAAGTTcaccctggccctgctctccATCATGCCCCTCTCCTACTACATCGGCATGGCCATCGCCAG CATCTCGGCCCAGAGCAACTTCGCCGTGGGGGCGGTGGTGAACGCCACGTTCGGCTCCATCACCGAGCTCACCTTCTACATCACCGCCCTCATCAAGGGCTCGCGCGAGGGCAACCGCTGCTACGCCGAGGTGGTCAAGTCAGCGCTGACAGGGACCCTGGTGGGCTGTGTCCTCTTTGTGCCG GGTCTGTGCATGGTGATCGGGGGCATCCGGCACCAGGAGCAGCGGTTCAACAGCCGCTCTGCGGGCGTCAGCTCGGCCCTGCTCTTCCTCTCCGTGGGAG gtgtctTTGCCCCAACGCTCTTCTCCAAGGTCTATGGGAAGCTGGTCTGTGGCGAGTGCCACAACGTCACCCAGAACCCGCTGGGCCACTACCTCTGCCACAACTGTCACTTTGACCTG ATGGACAACAACGGCACCCTCTACTACAGCCACGTCCA aCCCCTGGTGTACACGGTGTccatcctgctccctgctgcctaCCTCGTCGGGCTCTTCTTCACCCTCAAAACCCACACGCACATCTACGACATCCACATCAGCGACTGCCACA TGCCTGGCCACCACCACAGTGCCGTGGTGCACTGGTCCCGCTGGCGGGCCCTGGTCATCCTCCTGCTCTCCACCCTCTGCATGTCGGCCTGTGCTGACCTGGCCACGGAGCACATCAGCCCCATCCTCACCAACTCCACCATCTCACAG TACTTCATCGGTGTCACCGTGCTGGCAATGGTGCCTGAGCTGCCAGAGATTGTCAATGGCATCCAGTTTGCCCTGCAGAATAATCTGAGCTTGAG cATCGAGATTGGGAACTGCATTGCGGTGCAGGTCTGCATGCTCCAGATCCCCATCCTGGTGCTCTTCACCATCTTCTAC CCGACCAACTTCACGCTCGTCTTCAGCGACCTCCACGTCTATGCCAGCATGTTCAGCGTGGTGCTCATGAACTACATCTTCATGGATGGCAAATGTGACTATTTCCAAG GCACGGTGCTGGTGATGGTTTACTTCATCCTGCTGGCCGTGTATTTCTTCGCGCCGTCGCCCAGCGGCTGCTGA